From the Mus pahari unplaced genomic scaffold, PAHARI_EIJ_v1.1 scaffold_12045_1, whole genome shotgun sequence genome, one window contains:
- the LOC110315153 gene encoding TD and POZ domain-containing protein 5-like, which translates to MKSTNVLRFQKNQYSGFKKFILRDFLLSNPPWLLPEDQLTLCCKVSIVGAFFNTPGQNITPAITDPRHMLADGLGELWENSLLTVCCLFVAGQKFRAHKAILAAPSPVFRAMFEHEMKERLTNRVEIEDLDPEVFKEMMGFIYTGKVPNLHSHTMACDVLAAADRYGMEALMVICEDALSRNLSVEKASHTLILADFHCRKHLKTKALDFIARHASEVSETSEWKSMEESHPHLVAEAFHFLASAQFSWNPHSNT; encoded by the coding sequence ATGAAGAGCACAAATGTCCTTAGGTTTCAAAAAAACCAATACAGTGGATTCAAAAAGTTTATCTTACGAGATTTCCTCCTCTCCAATCCACCTTGGCTCCTCCCTGAAGACCAGCTTACCCTCTGCTGCAAGGTGAGCATAGTAGGAGCCTTCTTTAACACACCTGGACAGAACATAACACCTGCAATCACAGATCCAAGACACATGTTGGCAGATGGCCTAGGCGAGCTGTGGGAGAATTCCCTGCTCACAGTCTGCTGCCTATTTGTAGCTGGCCAAAAATTCAGGGCTCACAAGGCCATCCTAGCAGCTCCCTCTCCAGTTTTCAGAGCCATGTTTGAACATGAAATGAAGGAGAGACTAACAAACCGTGTTGAAATCGAAGACCTGGATCCCGAAGTCTTCAAGGAGATGATGGGCTTCATTTACACTGGGAAGGTGCCAAACCTCCACAGTCACACCATGGCCTGTGATGTGCTGGCAGCTGCTGACAGGTATGGCATGGAGGCCTTGATGGTCATATGTGAGGATGCCCTCTCCAGGAACCTCTCTGTGGAGAAAGCTTCACACACTCTCATCCTGGCTGACTTCCATTGCAGAAAGCATCTGAAGACTAAGGCCCTGGATTTCATTGCACGTCATGCTTCTGAGGTCTCTGAGACCTCAGAGTGGAAGTCCATGGAGGAGTCACATCCCCACTTGGTGGCTGAAGCATTCCACTTCCTGGCTTCTGCACAGTTTTCTTGGAACCCTCACTCAAACACCTAA